The following coding sequences are from one Planctomicrobium piriforme window:
- a CDS encoding addiction module protein — translation MTLREQIAQQAMSLSVEDREYVADVLERSLSSETPLSSDVAEAWSQEIERRITAYDRGESTAVEFDVAMTSLRNALASRRANQTR, via the coding sequence ATGACGCTTCGAGAACAAATCGCACAGCAGGCAATGTCGCTGTCCGTCGAGGATCGGGAGTACGTCGCGGACGTTCTTGAGAGAAGTCTGTCGTCCGAGACGCCCTTGTCGTCTGACGTGGCCGAAGCCTGGTCGCAGGAGATCGAACGTCGCATTACTGCCTATGACCGCGGCGAATCCACGGCTGTCGAGTTCGATGTCGCCATGACTTCGCTTCGCAACGCTCTCGCATCACGCCGAGCGAATCAGACCCGGTGA